One Ranitomeya imitator isolate aRanImi1 chromosome 4, aRanImi1.pri, whole genome shotgun sequence genomic window, ACCGCACAGCAACCGACCTCTGTCCCTGCAACCCCTAACCTCTCACCCTACAGCACCCAACATATGACCCCACAGCCCCCTAACCTCTGACCCTGCAACCCTTAACCTGACTCTACAGCACCCGACATCAGACCCCACAGCCCCCTgaccctgcaacccccaacctctgACCCTACAGCACCCGACATCTGACCCCACAGCCCCCTGACCATGCAACCCTTTAATCTTTGACCCTACAGCACCCAATATCTGACCACACTGCCCCCTGACCTTACAATTCCCAACCTCTGACCCTACATCCTTCCTCCAGGACATGGAGAGTCGTCTCTTCTGGATTGTATAAGAGAATCTGCTCCATAAGCAAAAAAAATCCTCCGCGTGCACAGTCTGCACCTCAACATGTCTCCATCCCCCAGGACAATGACCTCTACAGCACCAGGGCCATTCACTATCAGAGCGTCTCCTACTGGTCATGTCTGCGACTATACATTACCCCAGGGCGCAAACCCCCTATTATTCTACAGTGGAAGGTAATAAGTGCAGCGTCTCCTCTCCGGGCTGCTGTATATTACGGGGTGGAAGGTAGTAAGTGCAGCGTCTCCTCTCTGGGCTGCTGTATATTACGGGGTGGAAGGTAGTAAGTGCAGCGTCTCCTCTCCGGGCTCCTGTGTATTATGGGGTGTCACGATAATgggaatatgccatgtttgagtatcaCCCTAAAAGTTCCATGGCttccagacacacgctgtgggcctttCCGACCACTCTTCCcactctgcctgtgtgtgtgaatcctaaacccttcattacacccctccctcaagaatttatatggTTCTATGCTGCGGGCAGATCAGTCTCCCTACCCTACTCATTCCCCCCTTCCCACCTGGTACTGGTTAAAACTGGTACAGAAGCATGAGATTCGATTGTTCTTTCAAGGTTATATATATATTGGCACTGATCAttgctagagatataagaattctATATTCCGGATGCCCATCGGAGATCTATAACTCTCTGAAGTCACTAGAAGCTAAACCCAATGAGTGCAAAGTGCGGGTTTCTCAATAAGCGGTTCATGTAAGTACGCTgtgttacacttaaaagaatcgcccTGACGTGCTGCACCCCGTGATCCTGGTGTATTTCGTATACGAGATTTATACAGCGAGCTAGGTAGAAAAATGGTTGTCATAACACTAAgtaaaaggggaggtttcagcctctaagtgaggtcaccacaaggGAAGTGCCTTgggtttaggctaggaaataagggAAGCGAGCAGTCTTCAGTGTCTTTGTCcgggggtctagctgctatacagactTGTGATGCATATAGATATATGCTCGCCCCTCCTtcacagcacacggtcagccatgaaATAAGATGACATAAGGAAATATAAGTGTTCTTTGCAACTTCAATCCcatttttatttgtaattgcatcgtacatatgatatttgtcttctttatatctttttatacctttgtaaacactgcctaccttttttggagtaaaatataaaattactagctgtgTATTATGGGATGGAGGGTAATAAGTGCAGCGTCTCCTCTCTGGGCTGCTGTGTATTACGGGGTGGAGGGTAATAAGTGCAGCATCTCCTCTCCGGGCTGCTGTGTATTACGGGGTGGAGAGTAATAAGTGCAGCGTCTCCTCTCCGGGCTGCTGTGTATTACGGGGTGGAGGGTAATAAGTGCAGCGTCTCCTCTCCAGGCTGCTGTGTATATAACGGAGTGGAGGGTAATAAGCGCAGCGTCTCCTCTCAGCTCCTGTGTATTTCAGGCTGGAGGGTAATAAGTGTATTATCTCCCTGCAGGCTGCTGCGCCTTGTGGTGCTTCCCATGCATGCAGTGTGACACCGCGAGCGATTTTGGAgagtgcctgtgtcttccgcttttGGACCCCCGCTTGATGGGATACCTCTGGTGCTGCGGCATCTGCCCCCCTGTAACGATTGCGATGAGAGCTGCAATCCGGGAGAGGTACAAGATTCCCGTAAGTGAAACATCAGGGTCTCTAGGGTTGGGGGGGGTTTCACCTTACACCAGGGTAACCCAAATTTTCCTCTTTCAGGGGTCTATCTGCAATGACTGCGTCCTCTCCTGCTGTTGCTACACCTGCACCTGGTGCCAGATCGCCCGCGAGATCAAAGTCCGAAGCCAGACGTCCAGCATAACCACGGCTCACACCACCCTGATAAGCAATGCCCCCATTATCCCTCAGGCTCACGGCTATGCTCCCATTGTGGAGTATTAACCCAGTCGGCAGAGCCTCATCACCCCAAACATCTGCTTTGTCCCCTGTCCTCACCTTCACGCCGTAATGGAGTCATTACATAATAAAGGAAATATTTTATCAGTTCTGGTGGTCGATGCTCTGTGCAGTTGGCTGCTCATGACCCCACCGAAAGGAGGCCGGAGGTCCTAGTACTGGGGGAGGGAGAGAGGAAGACAGCGAATGGTCACCACATCAACATTTCACAGTACTGGTTTCACAGGTTTATCACAACAGAGAGGAGCCCGAAGACCGaagcgtccaatttctcctactcctgcactgattagaagctctTAACCTTCATATTtaacagtgtaaatttcttttagcattGCAGTGGttgatctgctcagttgagagctcctggaagctttcctgtattaaggctctcagctgttcactgttagccactcccatctcctatataatctgggtcctggctagcactcattgtcagagaagcttatgctgcatggctggaggatgTTGGAGGTTAATGGAGAAGGCGTTCGGTGGATTTatttgtgactgttgcttggttttgagtgtgattccttttcttctcctactttgtatAACCCGATCCTCCTCTCGATGGTGCATTTCTCTGTTGTCTGTGTgattatatttgtatgattggtatttttttcgttacccctgtttgtattaccttgatagtctggttggtgtattatggtacactactactcccctcttccctgtgttGGGGAAGaaaacagactgagggcggattcaggagctaaggcaaagtacgtgaccctggcatcttcaccatcagaagtaatcagggGAATAAAGCGAGTTAGgacgcccctagcattagggatagggaaggagctcCTGGTTCCGGGTTACCCGACAAAAGATTCATGACAACTAATATCACACAAGAGGCACAAGAAACACAGAGGAGGTTGTGGGGAAATGGGTAGGTGGGCACCCAagtccgctagccgaaaccgcataGACCATGGATCATCTCGCCTAACGCCTGCTCTCCCgttaacgtgggcataacgctactcagacaacacagggtgaaggtaaaacagtgtggcaatgctttattgaaccacaaaacaggcagataacatgtagaacagtcacagaaAAACTTTCCAAGATGTTACACATTACAGGGCTTCACCCTCCCACTTACTCACCGGCATAATGGCAGATGttacatcagagctcccagggtcgctatcccacctgtggtacacacacatagaggcgtaggaagatgacagtccatagagtccatacaaggtccaaagacaGTTGACAAGAGTCACAACCTGGCTCATCCGAACACCCCCATAGAGCCATGCAACCAGTGGgttccaatcctggctttctccaaatgaatccatggttcagcaatggtcagcAGATCACAGCACAGCACAACACATCAcagcagcacagcccacggagtatataacacagccacatagtatataacacagccacatagtatattgcacagcccatgtagtatatagcacagcccacgtagtatatagcacagcccacatagtatataacatagcccacgcagtatataacacagcccacacagtatataacacaacccacgtagtatataacacagcccacgcagtatataacacagcccatgtagtatataacacagcccacgtagtatataacacaacccacgtagtatataacacagcccacgtagtatatagcacagcctacgtagtatataacacagcccacgcagtatataacacagcccatgtagtatataacacagcccacgtagtatatagcacagcctacgtagtatataacacagcccacgtagtatacagcacagcccacgtagtatataacagcccacgcagtatataacacagcccacacagtatataacaaagcccacgtagtatataacacagcccacgtagtatatagcacagcctacgtagtatataacacagcccacgtagtatacagcacagcccacgtagtatataacacagcccacgcagtatataacacagcccacgcagtatataacacagcccatgtagtatataacacagcccacgcagtatataacacagcccatgtagtatataacacagcccacgcagtatatatcacagcccatgtagtatataacacagcccacgcagtatataacacagcccatgtagtatataacacagcccacacagtatataacacagcccacgtagtatataacacagcccacgcagtatataacacaacccacgctgtatataatatagcccacgtggtatataacactgcccatgtagtatatagcaatgtgggcaccatatccctgttaaaaaaacaattaatataaaaaatggttatatactcaccttccgtcggcccccggatccagcccaggcctttaccgatgcgcctcgcgacgctccgttcccagtaatgcctagcggcaataacccgtgatcacgTAGCGTTCCCGCGAGACCGCCACATGATcttgggtcattgccgcaatgcattcttggtacCGGCATTCTTGGAGCgtcacaaggagcgggaaaggccacggcggacttcggaaggtgagaatataatgttttgtgtttttttttcattattttaaacattctatgtttttactattgatggtgcataggcagcatcaatactaaaaagtaaAGCtgtgtttaaatcacaatctcgcggCCGGCAATcagcgagattgtgatttaaacacgGCTttactttttagtattgatgctgcctatgcaccatcaatagtaaaaacatagaatgtttACACCCTAATTGCCAATAGTTCTTGCATGGTAATTATGACATCTCAAAATGCATAGTCACCATTTAGCACCTTACAACTATATGGATATGGAACCTGACCAACCCCCTGAAAAATACATATGTAccgtacagacgaaaagtttggacacaacttctcattcaaagatttttctgtattttcatgactatgaaaattgtacattcacactgaaggcatcaaaactatgaattaacacatgtggaattatatacttaacaaagtgtgaaacaactgaaattatgtcttatattctaggttcttcaaagtagccaccttttgctttgatgactgctttgcagactcttggcattctcttgatgagctccaagaggtagtcaccaggaatggttttcacttcacaggtgtgccctgtcaggtttaataagtgggatttcttgccttataaatggggttgggaccatcagttgtgttgagcagaagtctggtggatacacagctgatagtcctactgaatagactgttagaatttgtattctggcaagaaaatagcagctaagtaaagaaaaacgagtggccatctttactttcagaaatgaaggtcagtcagtcaaaaaaattgggaaaacttttaaagtgtccccaagtgcagtggcaaaaaccatcaagcgctacaaagaaactggctcacatgaggaccgccccaggaaaggaagaccaagagtcacctctgcttctgaagatacgtttatctgagtcaccagcctcagaaatcgcaggttaacagcagctcagattagagaccaagtcaatgccacacagagttctagcagcagacacatctctacaacaactgttaagaggagactttgtgcagcaggccttcatggtaaaatagctgctaggaaaccactgctaaggacaggcaacaagcagaagagacttgtttgggctaaagaacacaaggaatggacattagaccagtggaaatctgtgctttggtctgatgagtccaaatttgagatcttcggATCCAACcattgtgtctttgtgcgacgcagaaaaggtgaacggatggactctacatgcctggttcccaccgtgaagcatggaggaggaggtgtgatggtgtgggggggctttgctggtgacactgttggggatttttttcaaaattgaaggcatactgaaccagcatggctaccacagcatcttgcagcggcatgctattccatccggtttgcgtttagttggaccatcatctatttttcaacaggacaatggccccaaacacacctccaggctgtattagggctatttgaccaaggagagtgatgagtgctacgccagatgacctggcctccacagtcaccagacctgaacccaatccagatggtttggggtgagctggacgcacAGTGAAGgccaaagggccaacaagtgctaagcatctctgggaactccttcaagattgttggaagaccattcccggtgactacctcttgaagctcatcaagagaatgccaagagtgtgcaaagcagtcatcaaagcaaaaggtggctactttgaagaacctagaatataagacataatttcagttgtttcacacttttttgttaagtatataattccacatgtgttaattcatagttttgaagccttcagtgtgaatgtacaattttcatagtcatgaaaatgcagaaaaatctttaaattaggtgtgtccaaacttttggtctgtactgaatatATGAAGATATCCCAATATATCGCATAGATCATGGTGGACGCCATGAAATGTCCTATTTTGAGGGTAAGGTAGCTAAGAAAAAAGAACACAACATCCCGTTCTGGACAGTAAGTGGAAACAAAGAACAGGAGACAGGAAACATCAATATTGAAATGCACCAAAATGTGGAAAATagaagaaaaatatttaaaaacaggcTAGGAGCCATCAATAAAGAGCCAGAAGTGCATATATATATCAGAGAAGAACTGCCCCCCCGAAGCAGCAGCTAACGCGCGTTGGGGCATCTGCGCAGTGGGTTTGGCATCCATGAC contains:
- the LOC138677453 gene encoding cornifelin homolog produces the protein MEAVISQPGVITTQTVTISQSPRWGSDLCDCCDDCGICCCALWCFPCMQCDTASDFGECLCLPLLDPRLMGYLWCCGICPPVTIAMRAAIRERYKIPGSICNDCVLSCCCYTCTWCQIAREIKVRSQTSSITTAHTTLISNAPIIPQAHGYAPIVEY